The following nucleotide sequence is from Azoarcus sp. CIB.
AGACCTTCGCGGCCCTGATCGGCCCGGCCGAGCGGGAACTCGACAAGAGCTGGATTGCGAACGTGTATGAGCCGTTCGGGCGGCAGCTTGCCGGAAAATACCCGTTCGATGCCAAGTCGGGCATAGAAGCAACACCGGCCGAGATCGCGCAGATCTTTGGTCCGGAGGGCGCAATTTCGAAGTACGCGGCGACAAGCATCGGGCCGCTGATGGTGCGGCGCGGCGACTATATCGAACCAAGGACCTGGGGCGATCTCGGCATCCGCCTGCGTCCCGATTTCCTCGCCGCGTTCCCGGGCTGGGTCGCGCCGCTGGACGGCAGCAGCGCCACACAAGCCGCGGCGGTAGCGCAAACGAGCTTCAGAGTACTGCCGCTGCCGTCGCCGGGCACGACCGAATACACGATTGAGATCGACGGACAAAGACTGCGCTACCGCAACGGGGCCGCCCAGTGGGCAACCTTCGTGTGGCCGAATCCGGCGGGAACCCCAGGCGCGCGAGTCATCGCAACGACCTTCGAAGGACAGGAACTCGAGGTCGCGAATTTCAGCGGGCGCTTCGGACTCGAAAAGCTGATCAACTCCGCCACCCAAACCCGCAATGCCGACGGCTCCTTCAACCTCGCCTGGCAAGCGGGCGAAGTCTCGGTTCCGGTCACACTCAAGATCGTAAGCAGCCCGGACATGCAGACGGGCAAGAGCGCCAGCGCCAAGGGCAGCCGCAATGCTCCCCTCCCCTCCAGCGTGGCCGGCGAGGCAGTAAAGGCACGCGCCGACGCCGAAACCGGAAGCCCGGCGACGCTCGCAGCCACGAATCAGGAACGGGGGAACCGGCCATGAGGGGCCCCACCATTCACGCCACCGGCTATTTCGGCAAGCTGCCCGCGCGCGGCGATTTTGTGAAGGGAGGCGGATCGGCGCAACTGATCGCGATGCTCGACCGCTGGATATCGGAAAGCATGAACCTGCTGTCGACCGATCCCCGTTGGCGCATTCCGTACGACAGCATGAGCCCAGTCCACTTCGCCTTTGTCGGCCCGCGCAGCCGCCTCTCGGTCGTCGGCCATCTCCAGCCGAGCCACGACGCATCCTCGCGACGCTTTCCCTTCCTCGTCGCATCGACCATCGAGTCGGAGGCCGGGCATGCCCACCCCGGGCCGCTGGCCCTGTCGTCCCTTTGGGAAAAGTTCGGGCACCTCGTCGGTCTTGCCCGAACCGCCGACGAACCGGCCTCCATGCTGCACGCGCTCGCGCGCATCGACTGCGCACAGGAACTCGCACACATGGCACAACCGTCCGGCGCCGACGCGGTGCCCGATTCAATCACCATTGCGGACATCGACCGCCTGCTCGAGCACGATGGCCACGCCGGAAACGCGCGCCGCACCATCTTGTCCCTCGGTGTGCTGCTGCGACCGCTGCTCGGCAGCAACAGACCGACGATCGAACGCGGCCTGCGCTTGCCCTTGCCGAGCGACGTCGGGCTGCGGGACGCGCTGGCACAAGTCTGGCTGAACGTCATCAGCGGTTTCCTTAGGAATACCCCTTGCGAACTCCAGCTGCTGCAGGCGTCGGTTGCCGGACGCAATACGCTCGTTGTCGGATTCAACGGCGCGTCGCCACTGCCGCTCGTCAGCCTGATCTCGCCGGGGAGTGCGCCCGACGCCGTCGTGAGCCTCGAAGCCCCCGAATGGATCGACACGCACCCCGACCTCGTCGGCGACTACGGAATCGCCAAGCTGTCGAGTTATCTCGCGCAGCCGGGGACGACCCTCGCCACAGCGCTCGCCACCTTCAGGGAAGTATTTTTCGGAGAATGATCTTGAAACTCACTTCCGCACTCGCGGCGGGGCTGCTCTATGCTGCTGCAGGCATGGGCGCACAGCCCCAGCAAGCCTCTGCGCCGGACGGCATGGTGTACGTCACCGGAACGGTCCCCGACGAAAGCGCGCGCGTAGCCATCATTTCCCGCCTGCGCGACCTCTATGGGGCCGACAAGGTCGTCGACCGCCTCGATTCGGGGGGCGTCGTCGCCCCACCCGACTGGACCGGCCACGTTGTGAAGACGCTCGGCAACGGCATCCGCAACGTGCGCCAGGGGCAGCTCGAGGTTAACGGAACCCAGGTCACGATCAGCGGCAATGTCACCAACGAAGCCCGCCGGCAGCAAGTGGCCAGCGAAATTGCAACTGCGCTCAACCCGACCTACACCGTGAATAACGGTCTGCGTGTACCTGCCGGCTCCCAAGCGCTGCTCGATCAGACGCTCGCGGATCGTGTGGTCGAGTTCGAAAGCGGATCCGCGATCCTGACGCCAACCGGCATTTCCATTCTTGACGAGATGGCGGCAGCCATTGCCAGGCTCGATCGCCCGCGCGTCGACATCATCGGGCATACGGACTCCACCGGAAACCGGATGGCCAACGTCGCACTGAGCCTCGCCCGAGCCGACGCGGTCAAGACCTATCTTGCCGGCAAGGGTATCCCGGCGGCAAGTCTGAGCGCGCTGGGTGCGGGACCGGACCGGCCGGTGACGCCGAACGACACGCCGGAAGGCCGCGCGCGCAATCGCCGAATAGAATTCCGGCTCGCCGAGTGAGCCCTGCCGGGCCGTTCAGCGTCCCGGCGGGGGCTGGGTCACGAGTCCGAGCAATTCCTCGACGTGGGAGAGCGCCCCGTCGTCCCTGACCACAGTCCGCAGCCACTCGTGCAGCGACATCTCGCCCCAGCGTGCGGCCTTGTCGGCGAGATAGGCCACCGGGCTGTGGGGCTCGGTGCGCCGGAAGAAATCCGCCACCTCACGTAGCTGCGCGATCGCATCGGCCCGCGTTGCGATCGACCCGGGGCTTGCTCCGCCCGGCGCGCGCTCGCCTCCTGCAGTCCGCCCGCTTTCCCCGGGTGAAACCGCGCGCAACTGCGAGGTCGGCGCAGGCACATCGCCACCGAAACGCCGCAAGGTGTCGCGCACCTCTATCAGGGCCTGGCGCGCGTCTTCGAAACCCGGGCCGTCCAGACCGAGCCTGGCATCCACGACCCGTTCGAGTTCGGCC
It contains:
- the tagF gene encoding type VI secretion system-associated protein TagF; the protein is MRGPTIHATGYFGKLPARGDFVKGGGSAQLIAMLDRWISESMNLLSTDPRWRIPYDSMSPVHFAFVGPRSRLSVVGHLQPSHDASSRRFPFLVASTIESEAGHAHPGPLALSSLWEKFGHLVGLARTADEPASMLHALARIDCAQELAHMAQPSGADAVPDSITIADIDRLLEHDGHAGNARRTILSLGVLLRPLLGSNRPTIERGLRLPLPSDVGLRDALAQVWLNVISGFLRNTPCELQLLQASVAGRNTLVVGFNGASPLPLVSLISPGSAPDAVVSLEAPEWIDTHPDLVGDYGIAKLSSYLAQPGTTLATALATFREVFFGE
- a CDS encoding OmpA family protein, whose product is MILKLTSALAAGLLYAAAGMGAQPQQASAPDGMVYVTGTVPDESARVAIISRLRDLYGADKVVDRLDSGGVVAPPDWTGHVVKTLGNGIRNVRQGQLEVNGTQVTISGNVTNEARRQQVASEIATALNPTYTVNNGLRVPAGSQALLDQTLADRVVEFESGSAILTPTGISILDEMAAAIARLDRPRVDIIGHTDSTGNRMANVALSLARADAVKTYLAGKGIPAASLSALGAGPDRPVTPNDTPEGRARNRRIEFRLAE